One genomic region from Prionailurus bengalensis isolate Pbe53 chromosome C1, Fcat_Pben_1.1_paternal_pri, whole genome shotgun sequence encodes:
- the RND3 gene encoding rho-related GTP-binding protein RhoE, which translates to MKERRASQKLSSKSIMDPNQNVKCKIVVVGDSQCGKTALLHVFAKDCFPENYVPTVFENYTASFEIDTQRIELSLWDTSGSPYYDNVRPLSYPDSDAVLICFDISRPETLDSVLKKWKGEIQEFCPNTKMLLVGCKSDLRTDVSTLVELSNHRQTPVSYDQGANMAKQIGAATYIECSALQSENSVRDIFHVATLACVNKTNKNVKRNKSQRATKRISHMPSRPELSAVATDLRKDKAKSCTVM; encoded by the exons ATGAAGGAGAGAAGAGCCAGCCAGAAATTATCTAGTAAATCTATCATGGATCCTAATCAGAACGTGAAATGCAAGATAGTAGTGGTGGGAGACAGTCAGTGTGGGAAAACTGCGCTGCTGCATGTCTTCGCCAAAGACTGCTTCCCTGAG AATTACGTCCCTACAGTGTTTGAGAATTACACGGCCAGTTTTGAAATCGACACACAAAGAATAGAATTGAGCCTGTGGGACACTTCGG gTTCTCCTTACTATGACAACGTTCGGCCTCTCTCTTACCCAGATTCAGATGCCGTGCTGATTTGCTTTGACATCAGTAGACCAGAGACTCTGGACAGTGTGCTAAAAAAG TGGAAAGGTGAAATCCAGGAGTTTTGCCCCAACACCAAAATGCTGCTGGTTGGCTGCAAATCTGACCTTCGGACAGATGTTAGTACATTAGTAGAGCTCTCAAATCACAGACAGACACCAGTGTCATATGATCAG GGGGCAAATATGGCCAAACAGATTGGAGCAGCCACTTACATTGAATGCTCAGCTTTACAGTCAGAAAATAGTGTCAGAGACATTTTTCACGTTGCCACCTTGGCATGTGTaaacaagacaaataaaaacGTTAAGCGGAACAAATCACAGAGGGCCACAAAGCGGATCTCACACATGCCCAGCAGACCAGAACTCTCTGCAGTTGCTACGGACTTACGAAAAGACAAAGCGAAGAGTTGCACTGTGATGTGA